The genomic region GACTTCACCAGCCTCCCGTCGGCGGTTATGGTGAAGGATTTATCGTTGATCTCCTCTGTCATCTTCACAACCCTGCTGCCGCCCCCCTCGAGATCGATCCTCTCCCCCCACGAAAAGACGTACTTCAAAACATCGAGGTAGTTCTTCTCGTCCACAATCACGTCCACGTCGTCGGAGTACATCTTCTGCACCGAGACCCCCCCGTCTTTCACAAAGAGCTTGAGGAACACGGTGCCGCAATTCTCCTGTGTGAGACAGAGTCCCGGAAAGGCCTCCCAAAAAGTCCTCCCGCCGCCGAAGTTTCTGGAGTCGAGCCACTCCCTTACCCTATTGGTGATCGGCTCGTTCGGCCCACTCTCCTCCCTTCTCGACACAAAGACGTCGAAAGTCTTCGGCATGAAGCTTACCCTCGTGTCCTGAATGACCCTGATGTCGTTCTGAAAGTAGAAGTCGTTTATCGATATTCGCTCGTCCGCGCGAACGCCCCCTGAAACCCGCCGGGCGATGAAGTGCCTGAAGATGGCGTCGGCGTTCCCCTCGTAAAAGTCGCTCTGGAGCCTTTGATTCTCTCTTTTCATCTTTCACTCCCCGTAAATTGTTTTTACCTTTGATCAGATCGATCAGACTCGATCAGAGGGTGACCCCCTTGACAAAGTCCTTCTGATCGATCCTCTTCTCCTTCCCGAGCTGTACCCACCTGATCTCCCGTCCGGGCACCGTCACGCTCCTTCTCCCCATCCTCCTTATGACGATAAAATCGCCGACGATCTTGATCCTCCACACCTTAGCATAGGTTCTCGTCTCGCCGTCCGTAAACTTCACCTTGGCAAACATGGTTCATATCCTCCCGTTCAATAACCAACATTTCCCTTTATCAAACAACTAAAACCAAACACCTAAAATTAAATACCTAAAACCGCCTGAATCCTGACCCGTCGAAGTCGGCCTGGGAGACGTGGATCCCCCTCATCCCCCAGAGCGCCAGGGCCAGCGATACGACGCAGTCGTCGTGGTGGCCGGACGGGGCCGAGTAGGTAACGTATCCGGTCTCGGTAATCTTTTTCTCGAACATCATAAGCTCATCCACAAGGACCTCGATGTGGGGAATCATTATTCTCCCCTCCTCTATCCCGAGGATCAGGTTCTCTATCAAAGGCCCTTTGGAGAGCCTGGTGAACGCGTAGCCCCGGGCGTCGATCCCGCTCCTCCTCAGGTTTTCCAGAAACGGGTCGCCGACGCCTGTGGAGTCGACCCATACGACGGCGTTGTTGTACCTCTTGAGGGCGGCGACGACCCTCCCCTTTATCATACTCCAGGAGCACTTGTTGAACCTGTCGAAGTAGACGAGGGAGCCGGTGGAATTCAGGATCGTCAGGACGGTGTAATCGGTGTGCCTCGCTATATCGAGGCCGGCGAAGTAGCTCCTCTTGGCGACCGGCTCCTGGAGCCCGCCCCTGATTATCTCCCCCACGCCCGGGAAGACCATCGAGGCGTCGTCGATGAACTCGGCGAGATACTCCTGGCGAAACCTCTGGTCGGAGAGGTCTTTTTTCGCCTCCTCGATCTCCTCCCCCTTGATGAAGGGATTTCCCGATGTGGGAAACGTGAACGACTCCCAGTTCGTATCCTCGGCGTCCCTTCCCCGCGTGAAGAGGCTGTAAAACCAGTTCCTCCCCTTCGGCGTGCTGATGAAGAGCGCCCTCCCCTCCCTGTCGGAGAGCGCGGGGCGCATGACGTCCTCCCAGACCAGCTTCGGGAGAAAGGCGCACTCGTCCAGGACGAGGAAATATATCCCGAACCCCCTCAGGTTTCTTGGGATCTCCGCCGACCTGAACTCAATAACCGAGCCGTTTCTTAAGGCAACCCGCATCTCGCTTGTAAGGATTTTTGCGACCGCCCCCTTCGGCAGGCTCTTCCTGACGAGGTCAAAGGCGATCATGCTCTGCCTGTAGACCGGGGCCACCCAGAAACAGAGGGTCCTCGGCGCCTCCCAGGCGTGCTTCACGATTTCGTTCGTTGCGGCGACCGTCTTTCCCCAGCGCCTCCCGCAGGCCGCCACGCGAAACCTGGCGCTGGATGCGTGAAGCTCCTTCTGCCCCGGGTGGGGTGGATAAAGGAGGAGCTTAATTCTTTTTGTCTTTGTCATCTACAAACTCCGTCTCGTAAACGACCTCCTCGTCCTCCTCATCTTTTCCGGTCTTGCTGAATACGTCGATGTACTTGAGATACAGCTCCTGCTGTTTCGCCTCCCCCTTCTTCGCCTGCCTCACGATGGTCTTGAGGACGCCCCTTCCGTTATCGTCGTTGTCTTCATTTATATCGGCCCCGTTTTCGTCCATTTTCCCGGAGACGGCCTTATCCTCCGGCAACAGATCGCCTTCGTGTAAATCTCCCCTTTTCTCACCCCCCTTTTTTCCCCTTTTGACCATCTTCTCTTCATTCCTCTTCGTCATTTATCCATCTCCTCAGATAGACAGATGTCTTGCCCAAATGATACGCTACATCCGACTGAGTGACCCCCAGCTTTGCCCCGATATACTCCTGTGTGTATCCCTGTCGATACATAAGCCATATCCAGAGCTGGTGATCGGGCAGGGTCATCAACGCCCGCTCGTAATCGATGGTGAACTCCTGTTCCGACAAAACCGCGTTCTTCATTTCCATTTCCCTCCTCGATTTTTTACTGCAATTCTACATTCAAATCTTTACCGGTATTAGTTTTATGAACGCCTAAAAGGTTCGGAAAAATTTTTTTTGAGGGCGAAACGAAGTTGACAAATCGGCGCCCCTGTGTTACCGATAAATATCTTTTGAAAAGAGGAGAGGATAAAAATTTAAATGACTTCGACAAGGACGAGATTCGCTCCCGCCCCCACCGGCTACCTCCACATAGGCGGGGCGAGGACCGCGCTGTTCAACTGGCTCTACGCCAGACACACAAACGGGAAGTTTATCTTGAGGATCGAGGACACCGACCGGGAGCGCTCCAAGGACGAGTACAGAGACGCGATACTGAGGAGCATGGAGTGGCTCGGCCTCGACTGGGACGAGGGGCCCTTTTACCAGAGCGAGCGGGACGACCGCTACCGTGAGGGGATCGAGAAACTCCTCGAGACGGGAAACGCCTACCGCTGCTACTGCACCGTCGAGGAGCTGGAGCGAAAGCGGGAGGAGGCCCTGAAGCGCGGGGAGAAGCCTAAGTACGACGGGACGTGCCGGGACAAGGAGTTCCCGGAGCGGAACGAGCCGCACGTTATCAGATTCAAGACTCCGCTGACCGACGTTACCGAGTTCAACGACCTGATTAAGGGGAAGATAAGCTTTGACAACGGCGAGCTGGACGACCTGATCATCCGAAGGACGAACGGCACGCCCACATACAACCTCACCGTGGTTATCGACGATGCGGACATGGGGATGACCCACGTCATAAGGGGAGACGACCACGTAAACAACACCCCGAGGCAGATCGTCATGTTCGAGGCGCTGGGACTCACGATTCCGAAGTACGCCCACGTCCCGATGATCTTTGGCTCTGACCAGAAGAAGCTCTCCAAGAGGCACGGGGCGC from Candidatus Zymogenus saltonus harbors:
- a CDS encoding terminase family protein, with protein sequence MTKTKRIKLLLYPPHPGQKELHASSARFRVAACGRRWGKTVAATNEIVKHAWEAPRTLCFWVAPVYRQSMIAFDLVRKSLPKGAVAKILTSEMRVALRNGSVIEFRSAEIPRNLRGFGIYFLVLDECAFLPKLVWEDVMRPALSDREGRALFISTPKGRNWFYSLFTRGRDAEDTNWESFTFPTSGNPFIKGEEIEEAKKDLSDQRFRQEYLAEFIDDASMVFPGVGEIIRGGLQEPVAKRSYFAGLDIARHTDYTVLTILNSTGSLVYFDRFNKCSWSMIKGRVVAALKRYNNAVVWVDSTGVGDPFLENLRRSGIDARGYAFTRLSKGPLIENLILGIEEGRIMIPHIEVLVDELMMFEKKITETGYVTYSAPSGHHDDCVVSLALALWGMRGIHVSQADFDGSGFRRF
- the gltX gene encoding glutamate--tRNA ligase — translated: MTSTRTRFAPAPTGYLHIGGARTALFNWLYARHTNGKFILRIEDTDRERSKDEYRDAILRSMEWLGLDWDEGPFYQSERDDRYREGIEKLLETGNAYRCYCTVEELERKREEALKRGEKPKYDGTCRDKEFPERNEPHVIRFKTPLTDVTEFNDLIKGKISFDNGELDDLIIRRTNGTPTYNLTVVIDDADMGMTHVIRGDDHVNNTPRQIVMFEALGLTIPKYAHVPMIFGSDQKKLSKRHGALSVTEYRDAGYLAEAVVNYLVRLGWSHGDQEIFSRDELIEKFDIANVGKSAGIFNFEKMEWLNSHYIKTADPKKLAGELTPFIEKTGYKIDDITWLASAVETLQERAKTLVEMAAMSEFYLNDNIEYEETAAKKFLTVEVVEPFRLLTGRLDSLVDWNTDNIEGVFTKLLEETGLKLGKVAQPVRVALTGGTVSPGIYEIIYVIGKERVVKRINRAVDYIEGQYGEGR